In Osmerus mordax isolate fOsmMor3 chromosome 23, fOsmMor3.pri, whole genome shotgun sequence, one DNA window encodes the following:
- the ankrd46b gene encoding ankyrin repeat domain-containing protein 46, translated as MSYVFITDSSQSSVPLLQACVDGDLPFAKRLLETGCDPNIRDSRGRTGLHLAAARGNVDICRFLHKFGADLLATDYQGNTALHLCGHVDTIQFLVSNGLKIDICNHNGSTPLVLAKRRGVNKDAIRLLEGLEEQELKGFNRGAHAKLETMQLAESESAMESHSLLNPSLQSSEGVLSSFRTTWQEFVEDLGFWRVLLLLVVIALLSLGIAYYVSGVLPFSASQLELVH; from the exons ATGTCCTATGTGTTCATCACGGACTCGTCTCAGAGCAGCGTCCCCCTGCTGCAGGCCTGCGTGGACGGGGACCTGCCCTTCGCCAAGCGGCTGCTGGAGACGGGCTGCGACCCCAACATCCGGGACAGCCGGGGCCGCACCGGGCTGCACCTGGCCGCCGCCCGCGGCAACGTGGACATCTGCCGCTTCCTGCACAAGTTCGGGGCGGATCTGCTGGCGACGGATTACCAGGGCAACACGGCGCTGCACCTGTGCGGCCACGTGGACACCATCCAGTTCCTGGTGTCCAACGGGCTGAAGATAGACatctg TAACCACAACGGGTCGACGCCGCTGGTGCTGGCGAAGAGGCGGGGCGTGAACAAGGACGCCATCCGcctgctggaggggctggaggagcaggagctgaAGGGCTTCAACAGGGGTGCCCACGCCAAGCTGGAGACCATGCAGCTGGCCGAGAgcgagag tgCGATGGAGAGCCACTCCCTGCTGAACCCCAGCCTGCAGAGCAGCGAGGGGGTGCTGTCCAGCTTCAGGACCACGTGGCAGGAGTTTGTGGAGGACCTGGGGTTCTGGAgggtcctgctgctgctggtggtcaTCGCCCTGCTGTCCCTGGGCATCGCCTACTACGTCAGCGGGGTGCTGCCCTTCTCCGCCAGCCAGCTGGAGCTGGTgcactga